GGAAACTCCGGCTGTCACCACGGGTCGCTCTCGAAGGAGAAACGCCAGGAGATCGAGGGTGCGTTGAAAGCCGGCGATCTGGACGTGGTGACGACCTCGACGAGTCTAGAGTTGGGTATCGACATGCCCCACCTCGATCTGGTCGTCCAGGTCGGCTCGCCCAAGTCGGTCGCCGCCCTGCTCCAGCGGATCGGCCGCGCAGGCCACCAGCTCGGCGAGACTGTCGAGGGGCGGGTCGTCGCACTCGACCGTGACGAACTGATCGAGTGTGCCGTGATGCTCAAGAAGGCCCACGAAGGGTTCGTCGACCGTGTGTTCGTCCCCGAGAACGCCCAGGACGTGGCGACCCAACACGTCTACGGGATGGCGATCAACCGGGTCCGGCCCGAACGGGAGGTCAGATCGATCCTCCAGCGGGCTTACCCCTACCGGGGCTACACCGACGAGCAGTGGGAGCAACTGCTGCGGTACCTCACGGCGGACTACGACGGGATGGAGGACAAGAACGTCTACGCGAAGGTCTGGCGGGACACCAACGACCCGCCCGACGGGGAGTACCACTACGACGAGTACGACGTGGGCGAACCCCTGATGGGCAAGCGTGGCCGGATGGCGCGGGTCATCTACATGACCAACATCGGCACGATCCCTGACTCGTTCACGTGTGACGTGTTCACTCGGGCCGGGGACAGCTGGGTCGGCCAACTCGACGAGGAGTATCTGGACACGTTAGAGAAAGGTGACGTGTTCGTGCTGGGCGGAGACAACTACGAGTACCGCTACCGCCGCGGATCGAAGGTCTACGTCGATCCGACCGCCGCCCGGCCGACGGTCCCGTCGTGGTTCTCCGAGCGACTGCCGCTGTCGTACGACCTCGGCCGGGAGATACTGACCTTCCAGCGGGACCTCCTGGGCAGACTCGAACGCGGCGGGATGCCCGAGGTCCGTAACTGGCTCCGTGAGTACCCTCTCGACGAGCACAGCGTCCGCGCCGTCGCACGGATGTTCCGCGAGCAGGTCGCCTACGCCGGCAGCGAGAGCGTCTCGACGGACGAACGGCTGGTCGTCGAGGAGGAACTCGACAAGGGCGAGTACGAACGCCGGTACTACGTCCACTCGAACTACGGCCGGCGGTTCAACGACGGCTTCTCACGCCTGCTGGCCTATCACGTCGCACAGACGGCAAACGCCAACGTCCAGGTGGCGGTCGCCGACAACGGCTTCACGCTCTCGATGCCCCTGAACAGGAAAGTCGACATCGAGGGAGTGATCCGCGAGATAGACCCGACGGCGATCCGTACGGACTTACGGGCCAGCCTCGACGGGACCGACCTCCTCCAGCGGTACTTCCGGATCAACGCCACCCGCTCGCTGATGATCCTCAAGCGGTACAAGGGCTACGAGAAGTCCGCCAGCGAACAGCAGGTCTCCGCGGAGATGCTGCTTTCGTTCGCCCAGGAGTTGGGCGAGTTCGCCGTCGTCGAGGAGACCTACCGCGAGATCCTGGAGGACAAACTCAACGTCAGCGGGATCGAGGCGGTCCTGACGGATATCGATCGGGGGGCGATCGAGGTGGTCGCCACCCGGGTCGACTCACCGACACCGAGGGCGTTCGGCCTGGCGACGCTGATGGCCAGCGACGTGGTCCTCGCCGAGGACGAGTCGGCGGTCCTCCAGGAGTTCCACCAGCGCGTCCTCGACGAGATCGACGGCGAGGGTGCCGTCGCGACCGACGGGTGAGCGGGAGGGTCGAGCGGGGTGCTGACACGCACCCTCGGACCGTCACCGGGCTACTGCTCGGCGACGATCGGACAGTTGACCGTCGCCGTGCCGGCCGCCAGGATCT
Above is a window of Haloarcula halophila DNA encoding:
- a CDS encoding ATP-dependent helicase — its product is MGGRERLAALDPSFDAGTVDIDDADVLDLLDPVVQEWWVEQFGEFVPGNGGFFTPPQKEAIPLIHRGENALICAPTGSGKTLASFTGIINELFGKARADELDNSVYCLYVSPLKSLANDIHRNLGVPLSGISGKLDERGEDVELRHAIRHGDTSDSERQAMLETTPHILNTTPETLAILLNSPKFKEKLRTVEYVIVDEIHSLAENKRGTHLSVSLERLEAMAEGSPTRIGCSATVEPLDTVAEFLVGGEYDPETGAYDSRDYEIVDTRFAREFDVELSCPTDDLINTPQEVVTERFYGELHELIRDHTNTLVFTNTRSGAERVLKRLRERFDAYDEGNSGCHHGSLSKEKRQEIEGALKAGDLDVVTTSTSLELGIDMPHLDLVVQVGSPKSVAALLQRIGRAGHQLGETVEGRVVALDRDELIECAVMLKKAHEGFVDRVFVPENAQDVATQHVYGMAINRVRPEREVRSILQRAYPYRGYTDEQWEQLLRYLTADYDGMEDKNVYAKVWRDTNDPPDGEYHYDEYDVGEPLMGKRGRMARVIYMTNIGTIPDSFTCDVFTRAGDSWVGQLDEEYLDTLEKGDVFVLGGDNYEYRYRRGSKVYVDPTAARPTVPSWFSERLPLSYDLGREILTFQRDLLGRLERGGMPEVRNWLREYPLDEHSVRAVARMFREQVAYAGSESVSTDERLVVEEELDKGEYERRYYVHSNYGRRFNDGFSRLLAYHVAQTANANVQVAVADNGFTLSMPLNRKVDIEGVIREIDPTAIRTDLRASLDGTDLLQRYFRINATRSLMILKRYKGYEKSASEQQVSAEMLLSFAQELGEFAVVEETYREILEDKLNVSGIEAVLTDIDRGAIEVVATRVDSPTPRAFGLATLMASDVVLAEDESAVLQEFHQRVLDEIDGEGAVATDG